The bacterium nucleotide sequence AAGAAGCCGATCGCCGCGATCTGCCACGGGCCGCAGATCCTCGCCGCGGCCGGCGTGCTGAAGAACCGCACCTGCATGGCCTATCCGGCCTGCGGCCCCGAGTGCACGAACGCCGGCGCCGAGTTCAAGGCGCCCAACGACGCCTGCACGAACGCCGTGACCGACGGCAACCTCGTGACCGCGGCCGCCTGGCCGGCGCACCCCGAATGGATGCGCCAGTTCCTCGCCGTCCTCGGCGCCAAGATCAACATCTGACGGACGCAATCGGATCGGCCCGCAGGGGCGGCTGGCGCGTCACGATCAACGTGTCCCCGCTCAGGATTTTTCCGCGCCTGCCGCCCGACTCGACTCGCGCGCAATCCTGCCTTTCGCGACGAAAGGCAACGTTGCGCGCCGATCACCTCGGGCGGCAGGCGCGGTGGAGTGTTGAGCGGGGACGCGGGAATCGGGGCGCGCCAGCCGCCCCTACGATTTATCGGTTTTGTCGGTTTTTTGGGATTTGAGCGCCGCCAAGAACCGATCCTCGAGCGCGCGGTAGGTCTTCGGCCCGAGCGCGGCGCCCTTGGCCTGCGGCAGCGCCTCGAGCGGGAGGATCGCCTTGGCCATCGAGCGGTGCCCTCCCGCCGGCCCGATGTCCCCGAACGCCGCCTTGAGCACGGCGCCCGCCTTCTGCACGAACCCGACGTTGCGCACGCAGACGATCAGCTCGCTCCCGACCACGCCGCTGACCACCGACCAGTCCACCCCCTCGACCTGCAGGCAGAAGTCGGCGAGCTGCGGAATGATGTCCTCGCGCACGACCGCGCCGAGATGGCTGAAGACGACCTTCTCCTCGATCCGCGCCTCGCGCAGCCCGTCGGCGAACGAGAGCAGCGTCTCGCGCGGCAACGAGGGACGCTCGATCCGCCGGATCTGGTTGATGTTGGCCCGCGCGTAGAGCCACGTGAACGCCTCGACGTCGGCGTCGGCCACCGGGCGGTCGAGGAGCAGCGTGTCGGTGCGGATCGCGTAGAGCAGCGCCGTCGCCAGCCGCTCGTTGACCTTCGTCCCCTCGGCCCGCAGGTACTCGACGAGGATCGTCGCCGTCGCGCCGTAGCCGTTCCGCACGTCCTTGAAGCGCGCCTCGTACGACGTCTGCGCCGGGTGGTGGTCGATGACCACGTCCACGCGCGGCGGCTGCAGCCGGAGGTGCGGCGGCTGCGTGTCCACCATCGCGATCCGCTCGAACGCCGCCAGCTCGCCCTCGTTCACGACCTGAATGTCGAGGTCGAGCAGCCGCATCATCTCGAGGTTCTCGGGGCGCGTCACCGAGCCGAACGAGACCATCGGCATCGTCGTCCGGTTCCGCCCGAGCAGCGTGCGCAGCGCGAGGCCGCTGGCCAGGCTGTCCGGATCCGGATCGTCCTGCAGCAGGATCGCCGCGTTCTTCGCGTCGCCCAGCGCCTCGCGCATCTTGCGGACCGTCACCTTCGCCGCGGCGAAGCGGATCTCGTCGCGCAGGATCGGCGCGAAGACGTCCCCCGAGGCGACGACGCGGGCCCACGGGAAAGCGGCGCAGTCGAACGGGATGTAGGAGAGCGGGGCCATCGAAAGCACGATGACCGGCGTCTCGCCGCGCTCGCGGTGGATCGCCTCGAGCACGCCGCGCAGCCGCCTGATGTCCCGCAGCGAAACGATCAACTGCCCCGCCGGCAGCAGCGCGCGGTAGGTCGCGCGGTCGCGCAGCGACCCGCGCACCACCTGGCAGCCGAGCTTGCGCAGGAAGCGCTCGTGGGCGGCCGACTCGACGGCGAACGCGATGTCCGCCGGCGGCGCCTCGAGCGCCTGCAGCAGCAGCAGCGCGTGCGAGCGGCTCTGGCAGGCGACGGCGAAGCGGGCCGGCATCGGCTACTCCGTCCGCGCCGCGCGCGGCGCGAGCAGCCGCCGCACCAGCGGCGCCCGCGACAGCAGCAGCACCGCCGCCGCGGCGACCAGCGCGCCGAGCAGGTCGGCGGCGAAGTCGGCGACGTCGGACGAGCGGCCGGGAACGAACTTCTGGTGCATTTCGTCCGCCGCCCCCCACAGCGCGGTCAGCGCGACGCCCGCCGCGGCCGCCGCCCAGAGCGAGCGGAGACGCGGGGCGAACGCCCAGAACCACGCCGCGGCGAGCGCGCCGAACGCCGCGCCGTGGACGACCTTGTCCAAGCCGTGCGAGAGATCGATCGAAAGCGCGCGGTTCGACGACCACGCGTCGAGGGCCATCCCGGCGATCGGCAGCAGGAAACGCCACCAGCGCCGCGAAGGCCGCGCCGCCACCGCCTCCCCCGCCGCGTCCGGAGCGGACATCGCTCAGGCCAGCGGGAACATCAGCCAGCCGACGAGCAGGCCGCCGCCGAAGAGGCAGGCGAAGAGGATCAGCGCCAGCCGCCGCCGCCGGCCGCGCCGGCCGAGCAGCAGCGCGAAGAAGGCGCTGAGCGTCGCCGCGAAGATCAGCATGTGCAGAACGTGGAGCACGGCCGCTACTCCTTCCGGCCGACGCCGATGTCCCACGCGTCGAAGATCAGCAGCAGGTTCATCAGGCCGGCGGCCATCAGGTAGGCCGAGCCGTAGGTGCTCCACTCGCGGAACGTGCGCCGGCGACGTTCGCGCAGCGGCGCCTCGTTCGCCGGATCGGAATGCGCCCGGCCGTCGTCGCCGCGGTAGACCATCCCGCCGTAGAGCCCGCCGCGCAGCAGCGGCTCCCACGGGCCGACGGCGACGCCGCCGACGATCTGCAGCGAGGAGAGGACCGGCGTCCGCGCGTCGTAGACGGCGAGGTTGCCGTCGAGCGCCACGCCGAGCAGCGCGCTCCCGACGACCAGTCCGCAGAAAGCGTAGGCCCGCCGCCGCGCGCCGACGTAGAAGTGGCCGAGGCCGGGCACAAGCCAAGCCAAGAGCCCGGCCAGAAGGCCGCGCTTCAGGGCCGCCGCGTCGAGCGGCGGCGCCTTCGGCTCTTCTTTGCGCGCGGGGCGGGTCATCCGCCGAAAGAGCCAGGCCGCGCTACTGCGCGGCCTGCTCCGTGCCTTCCGCCTCGACCTCGACGACGAGGTCCACGGCGACGTCCTTGAAGATGTGGACGGTGACCCGGTGGGTCCCGACCCGCTTGATCGGCTCGTCGAGGCGGACCTGCTTGCGGTCCACCTCGAAGCCCTGCGCGATCAGCGCCTCGGCCACGTCG carries:
- a CDS encoding DJ-1/PfpI family protein: KKPIAAICHGPQILAAAGVLKNRTCMAYPACGPECTNAGAEFKAPNDACTNAVTDGNLVTAAAWPAHPEWMRQFLAVLGAKINI
- a CDS encoding DHH family phosphoesterase, coding for MPARFAVACQSRSHALLLLQALEAPPADIAFAVESAAHERFLRKLGCQVVRGSLRDRATYRALLPAGQLIVSLRDIRRLRGVLEAIHRERGETPVIVLSMAPLSYIPFDCAAFPWARVVASGDVFAPILRDEIRFAAAKVTVRKMREALGDAKNAAILLQDDPDPDSLASGLALRTLLGRNRTTMPMVSFGSVTRPENLEMMRLLDLDIQVVNEGELAAFERIAMVDTQPPHLRLQPPRVDVVIDHHPAQTSYEARFKDVRNGYGATATILVEYLRAEGTKVNERLATALLYAIRTDTLLLDRPVADADVEAFTWLYARANINQIRRIERPSLPRETLLSFADGLREARIEEKVVFSHLGAVVREDIIPQLADFCLQVEGVDWSVVSGVVGSELIVCVRNVGFVQKAGAVLKAAFGDIGPAGGHRSMAKAILPLEALPQAKGAALGPKTYRALEDRFLAALKSQKTDKTDKS
- a CDS encoding VanZ family protein, which codes for MSAPDAAGEAVAARPSRRWWRFLLPIAGMALDAWSSNRALSIDLSHGLDKVVHGAAFGALAAAWFWAFAPRLRSLWAAAAAGVALTALWGAADEMHQKFVPGRSSDVADFAADLLGALVAAAAVLLLSRAPLVRRLLAPRAARTE